From Argopecten irradians isolate NY chromosome 3, Ai_NY, whole genome shotgun sequence:
AGGTCAACACAACTCTACAGCAGATCGTAAGTATAGTGAAGTTATTCGTTAGTACAATTTGTTATAAAGCTTCCATATGTTCAGGAATTTGAACTAAAGCTATACAAATATCATAACTAAGAATAGTTATTATCATGTTTTAGATATTACCTAGACATGGAGAGTTAATACTTGGGGATGGAAGTACCATTGCTTTTTCAAACGAACCGGACCATAGTGCCGAATGTCTGAGTTCCGGATCTGGTTTGTATatttagtaaaaacaaaaaagaaaccCTTGTAGTTAGTTTCAAAGGGGCAGCCTAAAACATGTGGAAATCAAATTAAGATGTATTGCATCAATAACGAACATCGGTAATAAATGTTGAGATACAAAACAGTCAATTAATTTATCCGGTAAAACAGAACTTTATTATACCTACATAGAGAATGCATGGtttgtatcttacaatacaaagtttattttggtgcaagacttaggaaagcttacagatggcattcaaaacgaaagcaaattgtcgATTATTGACTTTGGTTTCATTCAGAGAGAGACCCTTCTTTGAAGCGCAGGAAAAGATTCATTCCCTAAAcggaatgagagtgtactcctttttactaccgtggggaATTTAATTTATAAGCGCCTTCACACTAGTTCTGTTCAGTGGTTGATATCACTGCAATGATTTAGAAAtactaaacaaaacaataattaacCATCAAAGAATAACTTTACAAATTGTGATACCTTTGGCATGAGCCAAGTAAATAGAAGACGACACCACCATATGAAAGTTTTGATATCGtcaaaatgacgtcattccgatgaatgtgacgtcactttttagcaGGACTGAATGACTAAAAAGTTCCTTCCCAAATGAGACAAATTCAAGTGATCGTATTGACTGaaaaagcatttcgtattgacggatgaagtatttcgtattgacggataaagcattttgtattggcggataaagcatttcgtattgacggatgaagtatttcgtattgacggataaagcattttgtattgGCGGATGAAgtatttcgtattgacggataaagcatttcgtattgacggataaagtatTTCGTATTggcggataaagcacaagtttatccgacagtagttatcggtcagtatgtgcggCAGTTACTATTAACCTATGATATATCGGTTTCCTGTTTACAGAGATTTCGTACCACCTGACCCATCCCAACGATTGGTTAGATTACTCTAACTGGTGCGCATCGGAAACAGTGACCGGAAGTTGTGATTCTCGAGTTCTCGACTCGGAGTTAGTTCCCTGTAAGACCGACGATGTCGTGTTTCCAAAGCATAATTCATATTTCGTTAACTTAGAATCTGGATTGACTCTATCAGTAAATACTCTGAAGATCACAGGGACGGTAAGTAAATTGTTAGAGTAAATAAATAAGCGGACATGTACCTATATATAGAATCTTAAattagtgttcatttcataaagAGAGCAGCTGGAACGGGCCGAAAGGTCCGTTCTCAAAGCGAACTTTTCTGGTAGAGATGTCTCGGCAACTTAAATCTAAGTAAATAATCCATATATCTAATATGTACAGTTGAAAAACCTTTGTCGCAAACAGGAAACGGAAATCACAACAACATCAAGATCGCAAGACCGTAATGAAAGTCACCCTCTCGCGTGATTATAAACTATACACTTTGATATCCATACTAAAACATCGGTGAAAGGTAAACCTTCAAAAGGGATTGTTAACAGAatcttaaatttacattttgtccATAATCTTAGCTTAAAAGTCGTTTGTAATTATGTGACACTACCGCTTCGGTGTATTCCGCCAGGCAACGGATAATGATATGTAGCTGCAGTCAGGTATTTGTGCACAAAATGAAAGTAGAGATGTTCAATGCTATTTTTTTCTGTGTATGTATTAAATGTTAGGAATTCAGAAAGGTTAGGATTCTAATAGAAACGGTTTCTAGCAGTAATTCAATGAAGTCACATTATAAGAAATCAAGGggtcgcggtggccgagtggttaaggacTCCACCTCCTGGGTCGCGATTTCGagtcccatgtgggacagttgccaggtactgaccgttgtaCGGCGAATTTTCTCCGTGCACTCCGGTTTTCCtcaccaacaaatctggcatgtccttacatgtccctggctgtaaataggacgttaaattaataACATCTAACCCAATAAGAAATCATCGTCCGAGTTCCGATTGTCGCCGAGTCAAGGGAGATAACGCTTTCATATGAATCTGTCATCTAAACTatagtttaaataaataaataaaataatggatCAACTGCTGCGCTTTCAAATAGGCTTTACCTAAGATTATATAACGCTATTTTTATGAAAGAAGtctcagtttttttttttttttgttttttttttttttttttttttttttttttttgcgaccctaggcgagcaaaaattaaaacttcgagacaattttcataaaatctcatatgaaatgaacacaaatgtAAGAAACTTTTTTAACGACAATAACCTACATTTTGAAGAATGGTACGTCAACATATTTAAAACTCAGCGGTGActgccattttgtcccgccgtcgtcgtaatgatgacgtcacgtcatttttcccgACATCATTTTATCGTATATGtgttgacgtcacaatgaatgaGGTCGACTTTGTGATCAATATGTAATTGAAACATATGGGTGTCCTTTACggaatttataaaacaaaccaTCTTATCCTAACTGTGCAAAATCAACGAAATACTCGGCAATACGCCTTCTGTTGTATTGTTTAACAGTGAGATTCGTCAGACCTTCTTATATTGTCAAACACTTCTAGTCATTACATTGGCAGACTTAATACTATTTTCAGTAATACCGTACAACAGGTTATATGACATACCGAGTTGTAAGTGTCGCCTGACGTCAAATTTTGGTTAATAATCGCATTATATGAGCCTGTATAATATCTTTATGTATCGATGCTATAATATAATCATTAAATATGTTCTGATTCTGAGATGAATGTAAAGTGTTATACGGCATTGTGCATATGATGATTATGAGATTATGCAGACATAGCTGTTTAGCTTGATTGGTAAAGtcataacatattaaaacacTAACATTAAGAGCATGAAAGTATTGTATTGCTTATGTTTACTTTAATATGGTGCCAAAACAACGTCAAAGAGTAGGTATCTGGATCAGATTTCATATCTTTTAGATCAATaagttatttatattaatatccTTTGTAAGACTACATGTTGATCGTAGTTTGCTGGGATGTTAAGTTCATATTATCGGTGTTCCTACTGTCAAGGGATAGAAGTATGCATATTAGAGTTGCATCTACGTTCTGAAAGGTGTAGACTCTACGTTGTTTAAATACCAAGCATTGGTTTGCGTTTTAGGCATATGCAACAAGAGGCTTTTCTGATTTCCTCAACACCAATGATGGGAAACTAATGTTCCCCATCCCTCATGATACAGGAAGTAGGTCATCTGTGCAGATTGCCAGACGACAATGTACAGATCCGACAGGTTGTGCATGTGGAAACGATGGAGTAGATGTAAGTTATGGTCGAATGGTTTAATAGGGTGAGCGGTACTGATTCCGGAGCTCCAGCCTCTAACTCCCTTAATTTTCATTCTCTCAAATTTCGTAATTTTTCATCAATAAACGTGTAAATCTAAAAGGTTTGATTATTCTGAGATCATTCGTATTTTGGATAACTTTGTATGATTTCATTAATATGTATAGGTATTCTTTTAATTCGAATTAATTTTGTTATGGTCAGATATAATTTGACAAAGGTGTTGTTTTCTGTGAGAAGATCgtttcaattacatgtacactgcATTAGCTATGTAATATTTGTAAACGAAGACATTATTTACTTTTACAACAGATATTGCAGCGTATCTGTAAATACAGGAAGCCCTACTGCTCACGGATCAAATGCAAATATCCTATACGTCCGTCCGGGTCTTGTTGTGAGATGTGTGGTACGTTTTTGGTGTAATCCTATTTAATAGAAACTATTAAAATAACGTCTGTTCTTCCTGAACATGCATATTAACTACTTTGGTTCAAGTTAACATGTTATTTAAAGCTATTTGAGCcgattaatctattgaaaaccaaattaaaaagtttgatgaattaagctgtaaaaatcattcaaatagcttcagatgccttataaacgttagttacaacacattaattatgtactgtaaaattgttgtttgttatgcctatgcagaaatcactttacaattaatGATAACACTGTAGAAATTTGTCATGAAATTGTAAACCACAATTTGAcatcatggtctgaccgtaggtactcatttcacttcactatagtTGTactaatccctattgagattcttCCTCGAGGCTCTTTTATATTAGGAcgtttgatagatgtctctcgtcggaaTCCCTACTCGAGCCTTCTAAACTATATTCTGGAAAATCAAATCAGGTTGACCTACCTCTTGTAAGGGTCTATTACAGAACTAATTCAACTGCAGTGGTTCCCATACTGGCACACATCGCTAGTGAAGATATTTTTCTCTCCATACGCACATATATTATTTAGTGACATGTATAGAAAACAAAAAACCTTCCCATTTTGTAAACGATGTCTTGTTTCATCGCTACtttgagcagccattttgaaagtcgCTCTCTGTAATCTGACCGCTATATGAATTATTaaccattgtatatattatcagaaTTGCAAAATAAAGCCAGATAGACCTAATTATGTTAATGCATATGTAGATGTATTGTTGTCATCATTTCAACGTTTCGTTTTCATTCAGGAGCCATATTATCTGTGCAATATGGAACTGGGTTTAAGTTTGCCGAATTACGTGATGGTTTGCAGAGACGATTTTTAGACAACAGGGACAAATACAAGGACGTCCAATACATCGTTTCTAAGATGTCGGACGGCCACATACAGATAGTACTATCTGATACATCAGGTGACGCGAGTATCCAGGCTGGCAAGGAGATGAAAACAGACCTAGACAATGGTAAACATGTCTTAAGAGATATACAGTATTATAAGGGTTTCTTTATCTGTTATGTCTTACTCTGAAGATCGAAAAGTAAATATTCGTATACACTACGTTAGCAGGAATCTTCTGTTTTTTAGATTGATACAAAGtgtcaatatacattgtattacggTAATTCTTCCACCATGCAGACCTGCCAATACGTTTATTTGGTCATACCCTAGTGTCTTCAGTGAAAAAACCCATGCACGTCCAATCTGACGTATTACAAAGTGCAGCTCAAGACTGAAAACAAACGTGTAATAGTACATTGTTTTATCCAGATAATGCCGGGGGATTTAAATACGCTATCCGTAGCGTCTCTATGAGAACATCGAAGGGATCTAGACAGAACCCAGCACACAGTGCACAAACAGGTAAGTCCGACCAATTTACGAATCGCACGGTATATATGTGCCaatcttcattaaaaataaggttacttttgttttataaaaagcAAAAGATTGAATGATTATGTTTTTTGGAAAAAAGTAGACTGGTTACCAGaataacaataattttgtatttcatttacaGCCAGTGGGATAGCGATGTCGGGTGGTGAGATAGCAGGAATCGTTGTGGGTTTACTTATAGTCGTTCTCATCTGTCTATTCCTTGGTACCTTATTCTACTGTCTATTCCTTGGTACCTTATTCTACCGTCGAAAAACCAGGTTTGTGAGAACATGACGTCGATTTGCCCCCTTATGAATTACCAAGATATATGCATAAATATTGATAAGTCTACATTATACGCATTCAATGCTAATGCAAACCGAATAAACCATATCATTGATGATTATTAAAGTATTATCCACAGCTTACATGCCCAATCCGAAATCAATAGTAAGCGCTCCGCTTCCTAGCACGGTCTACGGAATATGAATATAAGGAAACGTATAATGTGCTATATAATCAGCTACGTGTGTTTCATTGTTAtattcttcaaaaataaaaaaatcaattatactCTTTTTGAATATggaaaatattattatcaaaaagagtttattttgatgcaatatttaaatttcatcAGATACTGGACTGGTATTATCGTACATAACGTTACGATGAAGTACATATGTATCGTGCGTGGAAAGGAGTTACAAAAATCTCCAGAACAGTTTCTCATTACCTTTCCTTTTGTTTTGTTAGGGGACCCGACGATATTGCTTTTAAGATGTTTGACAGAATATCGTTTAAGCCGTCATTCCCTAAACCACGATTAGAAGTGCCTCCGTCGTTTTCATTCAGCTTTGGCGGATCACCACATGTACCTGAAACCGTCGGTGGACAATCACAAGGGTTCGACAATCCGATGTACGGCAGTAATCCTCTATCAGTGAGTACAGATCGATTTTATTACGTCATGTAATTATCTTCACGGCACTGCATCCTTTAAATGATGCAACTGGCAGTAGTTCAAAAATATCATAGGTGAAGGGCTGAAGTTgattgcgagttcctagttccaaGTTCCGTTTA
This genomic window contains:
- the LOC138318957 gene encoding protein amnionless-like; the encoded protein is MECPKGIIIVFLCSITTSPVMCLYKVWIPNANFANPSNWDRKRIPCGDDIVVIPEESPAIYVQVNTTLQQIILPRHGELILGDGSTIAFSNEPDHSAECLSSGSEISYHLTHPNDWLDYSNWCASETVTGSCDSRVLDSELVPCKTDDVVFPKHNSYFVNLESGLTLSVNTLKITGTAYATRGFSDFLNTNDGKLMFPIPHDTGSRSSVQIARRQCTDPTGCACGNDGVDILQRICKYRKPYCSRIKCKYPIRPSGSCCEMCGAILSVQYGTGFKFAELRDGLQRRFLDNRDKYKDVQYIVSKMSDGHIQIVLSDTSGDASIQAGKEMKTDLDNDNAGGFKYAIRSVSMRTSKGSRQNPAHSAQTASGIAMSGGEIAGIVVGLLIVVLICLFLGTLFYCLFLGTLFYRRKTRGPDDIAFKMFDRISFKPSFPKPRLEVPPSFSFSFGGSPHVPETVGGQSQGFDNPMYGSNPLSNEKPLDLEMMPTSLQLSEVEEQPSYDNGLGFDNPLYENVESSMFSDPTDADIKMDVDESLGADLGSKLNL